From the genome of Enoplosus armatus isolate fEnoArm2 chromosome 21, fEnoArm2.hap1, whole genome shotgun sequence, one region includes:
- the tlcd4a gene encoding TLC domain-containing protein 4-B isoform X1: protein MDPFSQLILTISVTSFLTFQWLFHKVSPWMSMRISTGFLCLSDKQKVEWNSRTVSTFHALLVGIFCLYILFFDDAVNEDPVWGHQSQQTQTQSNQMCFFNRGDPTLVKTNVAITTGYLISDLLLIFYYWKAIGDKFFVIHHLAALYAYYYVLGEGMLPYFANFRLLAEFSTPCVNQRWFFEVLGYPKSSRPNMANGVAMAVVFFMVRIAVMPVYYSRMYTVYGTEAFYLVPWGGRVAWICSSICLDIMNVMWMHKIARGCYRVLRSARQSKAGTPQENGKTD from the exons ATGGACCCATTCAGCCAGCTTATCCTCACCATCTCGGTGACCAGTTTCCTCACCTTCCAGTGGCTCTTTCACAAGGTCAGCCCCTGGATGTCCATGCGCATCAGCACCGGCTTCCTCTGCCTCAGTGACAAGCAGAAGGTGGAATGGAACTCAAG gACGGTGTCAACGTTTCACGCACTGTTGGTGGGAATCTTCTGTCTCTACATCTTGTTCTTTGATGATGCCGTCAATGAAGACCCAGTCTG gggtcaccaaagtcaacaaacacaaacccagtCAAACCAGATGTGTTTTTTCAACAGGGGAGATCCTACACTGGTGAAGACTAATGTTGCCATCACAACAGGCTACCTCATATCTG ATCTGCTGCTAATATTTTACTATTGGAAGGCGATAGGCGACAAGTTTTTTGTAATTCACCATCTGGCAGCATTGTATGCTTACTACTATGTACTG GGCGAAGGAATGTTGCCTTATTTTGCTAACTTCCGTCTGCTTGCTGAGTTTTCTACACCATGTGTGAACCAGCG CTGGTTCTTTGAGGTACTAGGTTATCCCAAGTCCTCCCGGCCCAACATGGCGAATGGCGTCGCCATGGCAGTAGTCTTTTTCATGGTCCGCATCGCCGTCATGCCAGTCTACTACAGTCGTATGTATACGGTCTACGGCACTGAGGCCTTCTACCTGGTGCCCTGGGGTGGCCGTGTAGCCTGGATCTGCTCCAGTATCTGCTTAGACATCATGAACGTTATGTGGATGCATAAGATTGCCCGCGGCTGCTACAGGGTGCTGCGCTCGGCACGCCAGAGCAAAGCCGGCACACCTCAGGAGAACGGGAAGACGGATTAA
- the tlcd4a gene encoding TLC domain-containing protein 4-B isoform X2, whose product MDPFSQLILTISVTSFLTFQWLFHKVSPWMSMRISTGFLCLSDKQKVEWNSRTVSTFHALLVGIFCLYILFFDDAVNEDPVWGDPTLVKTNVAITTGYLISDLLLIFYYWKAIGDKFFVIHHLAALYAYYYVLGEGMLPYFANFRLLAEFSTPCVNQRWFFEVLGYPKSSRPNMANGVAMAVVFFMVRIAVMPVYYSRMYTVYGTEAFYLVPWGGRVAWICSSICLDIMNVMWMHKIARGCYRVLRSARQSKAGTPQENGKTD is encoded by the exons ATGGACCCATTCAGCCAGCTTATCCTCACCATCTCGGTGACCAGTTTCCTCACCTTCCAGTGGCTCTTTCACAAGGTCAGCCCCTGGATGTCCATGCGCATCAGCACCGGCTTCCTCTGCCTCAGTGACAAGCAGAAGGTGGAATGGAACTCAAG gACGGTGTCAACGTTTCACGCACTGTTGGTGGGAATCTTCTGTCTCTACATCTTGTTCTTTGATGATGCCGTCAATGAAGACCCAGTCTG GGGAGATCCTACACTGGTGAAGACTAATGTTGCCATCACAACAGGCTACCTCATATCTG ATCTGCTGCTAATATTTTACTATTGGAAGGCGATAGGCGACAAGTTTTTTGTAATTCACCATCTGGCAGCATTGTATGCTTACTACTATGTACTG GGCGAAGGAATGTTGCCTTATTTTGCTAACTTCCGTCTGCTTGCTGAGTTTTCTACACCATGTGTGAACCAGCG CTGGTTCTTTGAGGTACTAGGTTATCCCAAGTCCTCCCGGCCCAACATGGCGAATGGCGTCGCCATGGCAGTAGTCTTTTTCATGGTCCGCATCGCCGTCATGCCAGTCTACTACAGTCGTATGTATACGGTCTACGGCACTGAGGCCTTCTACCTGGTGCCCTGGGGTGGCCGTGTAGCCTGGATCTGCTCCAGTATCTGCTTAGACATCATGAACGTTATGTGGATGCATAAGATTGCCCGCGGCTGCTACAGGGTGCTGCGCTCGGCACGCCAGAGCAAAGCCGGCACACCTCAGGAGAACGGGAAGACGGATTAA